The sequence below is a genomic window from Mercenaria mercenaria strain notata chromosome 14, MADL_Memer_1, whole genome shotgun sequence.
atgtAGAACCTGaacttcattagggaagttcattcAAGTTTCTCCTGCAACGTTGATGAAACTACAAATTACGCGTTGTTTCTCTGAGATAGGAAATATTGAAGGAATGTGACCTacacacaatggaagataaattatcacttgttcaatatccacaGTACACATTTATCGAACTACGctttttaggtgagaaatgcgcgattgatatcggttagtatatttttccattcatgaccatggttcttatagtatacttaggagtagggtataacatgtacagtgacagTGGGAAATACAAAAAGAATAAAGTTATTCTGTGGCGTTTCTTTAATGACTTTTAGAATTCCCGTGTGTTTTGAAATCCGCGTTGCTCTTTTCGCAAATATTAGGAAATATGAAACCACCGCCAATATAACTAAAGCATTTTCGTAAATTAATTGAGGAATAAGAGATAAGAATTAATTGTCTATGAGCTATGTTTAAACTCTAATCCAAATTTCTTCACTTCTTGAAGCATCAGGTCCAGTTTCTCGCTCTGTTCTTTTGTCAGAATATCACGCCAACCGCCTGGTTTACCTATAAAATAgtcataaaatatacattttacttcggtgaaatatatataattaattcagtaatttaattatatatatttcactgaagtaaaatgtatattctaaGCAGTTGTCTCCCAAAACAATAAAGAGACCTCCAAAACCATGattttcatcatcagttaacaTTAAAGTTTAGTTTAAAAAGTTCCATTAGTACGTATATTATAATATGCAGACATAGTCGTCGGTCACTGCGTTTTAACTAACTATGTGTTATATGATATATGAaatatgtgtgtgtatgtataagcttatttatagtcgccatcggtaacccatatgggcgactcctccagaagactgttagtaatgatAATAGGAGGATATAGTGCAAGATATAGTGCAAGatatacagaagacgctccaattccagaagcttccctgtaaagcacccatacacgggactcttatcccagtgGTAGTATTTTTTgtggctcgaactcacgacccctggtttcgtagtcaaacagtgttaccactggaccaatgCGTCCGCTCttcttgaaatataaaattactcGAGGTTTATATCTTACCTTTGTTGATAAAAGCTAGGTCGGCGTTTAGATTCAGATCTTTGACACCTTTCCAGCAATCCCAGTTAACCATTGGATTGTTTCGCATACTGTCAACGTAGCAGTAATCTGAGATTTTAGACACGTCATCGTCTGTAAGCTCTCGTCCTAAAAACCTGGCAATGCTTCTGATTGCTGCAGGCATGTCCtgtaaaaaaatagtaaaattcaaTTCCTTATACAGAGTTGTCCTCCTTTCATCTCTGCCAATGATAATATTGGGTCAATGTTGAAAACACAAATacgaatatgaaaaaaacaaaaacaaaggagGAACACTATGAACTAGGCCAAATTTTATTTACGATTTACGCCATTTCTAACATATTAATGATATATGTTTTACACTAAGTACGTTtctccttaacctttagcctgctaaatttctaaaatggtctggtccatcattcaatttgggcaataccatttattattcgaagaggtGTATTcgctgaatatttactgactgaatagcgaacagtgcaccgtgcaggctgattttagtctgcacttgtcgcaaaggcagtatCACCTGGCGCCAGCAGTTGTTATAGATATAAGTCGTACGGAGCATTTCCATCTACCTTTCGGCAATGAAGACACTAGGAACCCCTCTAAGCAATGGACGAATGAACACGATGGTAAGTAATGTTAATCAAATcttatttttttgataaatgagCAACGCTTGGGTGGTCCATTCTGTAACATGACTACtacctttttaattaaataatgagTGTATGATACCTCTACAACATCTTCATATTGTAGAAAAAGAATATTGCTGTCGTGCCTATGTTCCCAGTACTCTAACACGTGCCTCTGCCATGGACAGCGgtacagttctataaatagaaacagATCAGTATCTGACACATCTATATAAACCTGGTATAAGTTATACCTATTTCATTTTCTTCCATTTAGTGTCTTGCATCTATAACATTTGACAATCCAATAAAACTTGATGTTATAACAAGTTTGACGCGATTttcaacaaaatgtaaatgtataaccACAATATGATCGAATTTAAACTACCGCTAAAAAGCTGCAGATTTCTATCAAATAATTGTTGTTACATGACATCAACTTTTAATTGGGAATGCAGGTCAATATAATTGCATTCTTATTTTTTTAGATTTAGCCAAGTGAAATTCGTTCGAT
It includes:
- the LOC123527149 gene encoding amine sulfotransferase-like isoform X2, whose protein sequence is MIKSHLHHFLLPQQLRNGKGRIIYICRNPKDIAISYYRFKDYAKILDKDFATFDSFIDCFVKGIELYRCPWQRHVLEYWEHRHDSNILFLQYEDVVEDMPAAIRSIARFLGRELTDDDVSKISDYCYVDSMRNNPMVNWDCWKGVKDLNLNADLAFINKGKPGGWRDILTKEQSEKLDLMLQEVKKFGLEFKHSS
- the LOC123527149 gene encoding amine sulfotransferase-like isoform X1 — encoded protein: MIKSHLHHFLLPQQLRNGKGRIIYICRNPKDIAISYYRFKDYAKILDKDFATFDSFIDCFVKGIELYRCPWQRHVLEYWEHRHDSNILFLQYEDVVEVSYTHYLIKKDMPAAIRSIARFLGRELTDDDVSKISDYCYVDSMRNNPMVNWDCWKGVKDLNLNADLAFINKGKPGGWRDILTKEQSEKLDLMLQEVKKFGLEFKHSS